In Halovulum dunhuangense, the sequence GGGCCGCCTGAGCCGCATGGACGCGCTGCAGCAGCAGGCCATGGCCGCCGCGCAGGACGCCCGCCGCATGGGCCGCGCCCGCGCGATCGAGGCCGCGATCCGCCGGATCGAAGCGGGCGAGTTCGGATGGTGCGACGGCTGCGGCGACTTCATCGGAACCCCCCGCCTCGATCTCAACCCGACCGTGATGCGCTGCCGCGACTGCGCCAGCTGACAGCGCGCGCGGGGGCCGCTTGAGTGTCCTGCGCCCGGCGTTTCGGCCGGGCGCAGGGTGTTTCAGGGTCGAGGTCCGGCCTTAGCGCGGCTCGTTCATCAGGCCGCGCACGATGGCGTAGCAGGCGGCCAGCAGCACCAGCGTGAAGGGCAGCCCGGTCGAGACCGCCATCGCCTGCAACGCGACCAGCCCGCCGCCCAGCAGAAGCGCGACCGCGACCAGCCCCTCGACGATGGCCCAGAACACGCGCTGCACGACGGGGGCGTTGATCTTGCCGCCCGCGGCGATGGTGTCGATCACCAGGCTGCCGCTGTCCGACGAGGTGATGAAGAACACCAGCACCAGCACGATCCCCACCAGCGAGGTGATGCCCGTCAGGGGCAGCTGGGCCAGCATCTCGAACAGCTTCAGCTCCAGCGCCGCGTCCTGCACGGCGGTGACGCCAAGCTCGACCACCTGCGTGATGGCGGTCCCGCCCAGCGCGGTCATCCAAAGCACCGACAGAAGCGTCGGCACGATCAGCACGGCGAACAGGAACTCGCGCACCGTCCGGCCACGGCTGACGCGCGCGATGAACATGCCGACGAAGGGCGACCAGCTGATCCACCAGGCCCAGTAGAAGGCCGTCCAGCCCTGCACGAAATTCGTGTCCTCGCGGCCGAAGGGCATCGACAGCGCCGGCAGGTACTGCCCATAGGCCCCGAGGCTGGCAAAGAAGCCGGTCAGGATCTCGAGCGTGGGGCCGGCCAGGATGATGAACAGCAGGAGTGCCGCTGCAAGCGCCATGTTCACCTCGGAGAGCACCTTCACCCCGCCGTCGAGCCCGCGCACGATCGAGGCGATGGCAATGGCGGTGATGAAGATGATCAGCGCGATCAGCATGGTGTTGCTGGTGCCCAGGCCGAACAGGTAGTCGAGCCCGGCCGAGGCCTGCTGCGCCCCGATCCCGAGCGAGGTGGCGAGCCCGAAGATGGTGGCGAACACCGCGAGGATGTCGATGACATGGCCCGGCCAGCCCCAGACCCGTTCCCCGAAGATCGGGTAGAAGGCAGAGCGCAGCGTCAGCGGCAGGCCCTTGTTGTAGCTGAAGAGCGACAGCGCGAGGGCCACCACCGCATAGATCGCCCAGGGATGCAGGCCCCAGTGGAAGATGGTGGCGGCCAGCCCCAGCCGGCGCGCGGCTTCCGCGTCGCCCTCGGCCCCGCCCAGCGGCGCCCAGTCGGCGCGCACGCCGTCCTCGCCCATGGTGATGCCGCCAAAGGCGGTGGAGTAGTGGCTCAGCGGCTCGGACACGCCGAAGAACATCAGCCCGATGCCCATGCCGGCGGCGAACAGCATCGAGAACCAGCCGACATAGCCGTAATCGGGAACCGCGTCGGGCCCGCCCAGCCGGATCCTGCCCAGCGGCGAGACGATCAGGGCAAGGCACAGCACCAGGAAGATGTTGCCGGCCAGCAGGAAGAACCAGTCCAGCGTGCCGGTCAGCCAGTCGCGCAGGCCGGTGAAGGCGGGCTCGATCTCGGCCTGGAGGGCGAGCGTCAGGATGATGAAGGCCGTGATCGCCAGCGCAGACCAGGTGAACACCACCTGGTGGATGTCGAAGCTGAGGGTCCAGCTCTTTTCCAGGTTGTCCTGGCCGATCTCGTAATCGGTCTCGATGATCTCGGTCGCCCCCTCCGGCTCGGGAATGGGCTCGATATCGGGGACGATGTCCTCGGCTCCCTCGACCGCATCCTGTGCGGAGACCGGGGAACTGGTGGTGGGATCGCTCATTTCGGGCTTTCCTTCTTTGCTCATGCTTTGGCGCGCCCCATCCCGGGCGCGCATTCCGGCCCTGCCCACAACGGGGCACGAGCCATGATCCGAAGCGCGGGCGACCTGGCCCCGAACGGGGCAGGGCCGCCTGCAAGTCAAGTCAAGAACAGGGCGCGGCAGCGGCAATGCCCGGCCGCCGACCCCGATCGCATCGGCCAAGTCTAGCCTGTCCCGTCCCGACATTGAACCGCAACAGGCTGGAAATCCGGAAAAAGCCGCTTTGAAATTCGGGAAACTCCGGAATCTGCCATGACCGGCCGGGGGCATCTATGCTTTCCTGCGACTGTTTTCGCGGTGCCGGGGATTGTGTCCCGATCGCCTCACGCGATGTTTCCCGCCCCGGTCGCCGACAAGGATTGCCGCGGCCATGATCCTGGCGCAGGCTTCGGACGACAGAACGGCACAACGGACAAGGACGACGATCACCATGGCACGAAACTCTCTCATCCTCGCGTCGACGGCGCTTGCCCTGATCGGCGGCGCCGCCGCGGCCGAGACGTTCCGCTGGGCCGGCACCACCGATCCGCAGACCATGGATCCGCATGCCGCGAACCTTGCGCCGGTGACGT encodes:
- a CDS encoding BCCT family transporter yields the protein MSDPTTSSPVSAQDAVEGAEDIVPDIEPIPEPEGATEIIETDYEIGQDNLEKSWTLSFDIHQVVFTWSALAITAFIILTLALQAEIEPAFTGLRDWLTGTLDWFFLLAGNIFLVLCLALIVSPLGRIRLGGPDAVPDYGYVGWFSMLFAAGMGIGLMFFGVSEPLSHYSTAFGGITMGEDGVRADWAPLGGAEGDAEAARRLGLAATIFHWGLHPWAIYAVVALALSLFSYNKGLPLTLRSAFYPIFGERVWGWPGHVIDILAVFATIFGLATSLGIGAQQASAGLDYLFGLGTSNTMLIALIIFITAIAIASIVRGLDGGVKVLSEVNMALAAALLLFIILAGPTLEILTGFFASLGAYGQYLPALSMPFGREDTNFVQGWTAFYWAWWISWSPFVGMFIARVSRGRTVREFLFAVLIVPTLLSVLWMTALGGTAITQVVELGVTAVQDAALELKLFEMLAQLPLTGITSLVGIVLVLVFFITSSDSGSLVIDTIAAGGKINAPVVQRVFWAIVEGLVAVALLLGGGLVALQAMAVSTGLPFTLVLLAACYAIVRGLMNEPR
- a CDS encoding TraR/DksA family transcriptional regulator, with the protein product GRLSRMDALQQQAMAAAQDARRMGRARAIEAAIRRIEAGEFGWCDGCGDFIGTPRLDLNPTVMRCRDCAS